One genomic region from Cetobacterium sp. 8H encodes:
- a CDS encoding sigma 54-interacting transcriptional regulator — translation MTSLLVIKNELTKYAKTISKLFSMDVGICDKNLIRITGSGPQKIGEKIRGRANKKTLETKETTVILNPREDDICIGCSEKDSCLECLEISTPIKYEGKIIGLISLVSFDPKQKERVLENLKNYLDFVEQMAELISVRFIEYNENLEKTERENILSTILNIIQKGVLRFNENNIVTSSNNFALKKIDLEKGVIGKKIEIISQNDYLMEQEIFKLKIESKELDVLGKILPFESFGKNEKIFIFDDMNKVNDGIRELIETSNSVSLKDIIGESEFTQKLKERIKHVAPSKSTALITGESGTGKELVARALHYHSERRNAPFVVINCAAIPESLLESELFGYVKGAFTGADKNGRMGKFELANGGVIFLDEIGDMPLYLQAKILRVIQERKVTRIGSNRVIDLDIRIIAATNVNLEKKIEEKEFREDLYYRLKVIPFEMMPLRDRKEDILPIAKKLIKKYNKVTSKYINFVDIDVEEIFLNYNWPGNIRELENVVEFMFNLSDDTDILSISTIPDKLFENKIEEEKKKLPNLEKKIEVFDFLDDFENIEREYIKKALKLYGENTEGKKKIAEKMNIGLTTLYRKIQKYGC, via the coding sequence ATGACGAGTTTGCTAGTGATAAAAAATGAATTAACAAAATATGCTAAGACAATATCTAAGCTATTTTCAATGGATGTTGGCATTTGTGATAAAAATTTAATAAGAATAACAGGAAGTGGCCCACAAAAGATAGGGGAAAAAATAAGAGGAAGAGCAAATAAAAAAACATTAGAAACAAAAGAAACAACAGTTATTTTAAATCCCAGAGAAGATGATATATGTATTGGCTGTTCTGAAAAAGACTCATGTTTAGAGTGTTTAGAAATATCAACACCTATAAAATATGAAGGTAAAATAATAGGACTTATAAGTTTGGTCTCTTTTGATCCTAAACAAAAAGAAAGAGTTTTAGAAAATTTAAAAAATTATTTAGATTTTGTAGAACAGATGGCTGAATTAATAAGTGTAAGATTTATAGAATATAATGAAAATCTTGAAAAAACAGAAAGAGAAAATATTTTATCTACAATTTTGAATATAATTCAAAAAGGGGTATTAAGGTTTAATGAAAATAATATTGTAACGAGTTCTAATAATTTTGCACTAAAAAAAATAGATTTAGAAAAAGGGGTTATTGGAAAAAAAATAGAGATAATTTCACAAAACGATTACTTGATGGAACAAGAAATTTTTAAGCTAAAAATAGAAAGTAAAGAGTTAGATGTTTTAGGAAAAATTTTACCTTTTGAATCTTTTGGAAAAAATGAAAAAATTTTTATTTTTGATGATATGAATAAGGTAAATGATGGAATTAGAGAGCTTATTGAAACCTCGAATAGTGTTTCTTTAAAAGATATAATAGGAGAATCAGAATTTACTCAAAAATTAAAAGAAAGAATAAAGCATGTGGCACCTTCAAAATCTACAGCTTTAATAACAGGAGAAAGTGGGACAGGGAAAGAGTTAGTAGCAAGAGCATTACATTATCACAGTGAGAGAAGAAATGCTCCATTTGTTGTAATAAATTGTGCTGCAATTCCAGAATCACTTCTGGAAAGTGAATTATTTGGATATGTAAAAGGAGCTTTTACAGGAGCTGATAAAAATGGACGTATGGGTAAATTTGAATTAGCAAATGGAGGAGTTATATTTTTAGATGAGATAGGAGATATGCCACTCTATCTTCAAGCAAAAATTTTAAGAGTCATCCAAGAAAGAAAAGTAACAAGAATAGGATCTAATAGAGTAATTGATTTAGACATAAGAATTATTGCTGCAACAAATGTAAATTTAGAAAAAAAAATAGAAGAAAAAGAGTTTAGAGAAGACTTATATTATAGATTAAAAGTAATTCCTTTTGAAATGATGCCCCTAAGAGATCGAAAAGAAGATATTTTGCCTATAGCAAAAAAGTTAATAAAAAAGTATAATAAGGTAACATCAAAATATATAAATTTTGTAGACATAGATGTGGAGGAAATATTTTTAAATTATAATTGGCCAGGGAATATAAGAGAGTTAGAAAATGTTGTTGAGTTTATGTTTAATTTATCAGATGATACAGATATTTTAAGTATATCAACAATTCCGGATAAACTTTTTGAAAACAAGATAGAAGAAGAGAAAAAAAAATTACCTAATTTAGAGAAAAAAATAGAAGTATTTGATTTTTTAGATGATTTTGAAAATATAGAAAGAGAGTATATAAAAAAAGCTTTAAAATTGTATGGAGAAAATACAGAAGGAAAGAAAAAAATAGCCGAAAAAATGAATATAGGATTAACAACATTATATAGAAAAATTCAAAAATACGGCTGTTAA
- a CDS encoding serine dehydratase subunit alpha family protein, with the protein MITKILNILNEEIIPAEGCTEPIALAYLGSKLTKLLGGVPENIEIFLSGNLIKNVKSVKIPNSEGMVGIEAAVAMGTILGDSTKELMVISTVDKTKLGDVRKYLEDKKVVAKKIEGDIKLHMRATGVLGNDTITIEVKDYHTNIVKIEKNGEIIKGASCDEITTDNVMTDRSFLTVELIHDLAKTIDFGLIEPIFKKVIEYNTAIAEEGLKNEYGIAIGKTMLEGMQEGVYGKDLKNKIVSFTSAGSDARMNGCSMPVMTTSGSGNQGMTASLPVIKYCAEKNIPYEQMIRALFFSHLTTIHIKSNVGRLSAYCGVVCAGGGVAGALSLLDGMSLERIESSIETTLATLSGMLCDGAKSSCATKIASSIGMAFDSYFLSKKKRNFEYGEGIVGKNVESTLANVKVLAQEGLVKTDEVVLEIMLNN; encoded by the coding sequence ATGATAACAAAAATTTTAAATATTTTAAACGAAGAAATTATACCAGCTGAAGGATGTACAGAGCCGATAGCATTAGCATATTTAGGAAGTAAATTAACAAAATTATTAGGAGGAGTACCTGAGAACATAGAAATATTTCTTTCAGGAAATCTAATAAAAAATGTAAAAAGCGTTAAAATTCCAAACTCTGAAGGTATGGTAGGAATTGAAGCAGCCGTTGCTATGGGAACAATTTTAGGGGACTCAACAAAGGAACTAATGGTAATTTCAACTGTTGATAAAACAAAGCTAGGTGATGTTAGAAAATATTTAGAAGATAAAAAAGTTGTAGCTAAAAAAATAGAAGGAGATATAAAGCTTCATATGAGAGCTACAGGAGTTTTAGGAAATGACACAATAACAATAGAAGTAAAAGATTATCATACAAATATTGTTAAAATTGAAAAAAATGGAGAAATTATAAAAGGAGCTTCTTGTGATGAGATTACAACAGATAATGTAATGACAGATAGAAGTTTTTTAACAGTTGAATTAATTCATGATTTGGCAAAAACTATAGATTTTGGTTTAATAGAGCCTATATTCAAAAAAGTTATAGAATATAATACTGCAATTGCTGAAGAAGGATTAAAAAATGAATATGGAATTGCAATAGGGAAAACAATGTTAGAAGGAATGCAAGAAGGAGTTTACGGAAAAGATTTAAAAAATAAAATAGTAAGCTTTACAAGTGCGGGAAGTGACGCCAGAATGAATGGATGTTCAATGCCTGTAATGACAACAAGTGGAAGCGGAAATCAAGGAATGACAGCTTCTTTACCGGTTATAAAATATTGTGCAGAAAAAAATATACCTTATGAGCAAATGATAAGAGCACTATTTTTCTCTCATTTAACAACAATACATATAAAATCTAATGTTGGAAGATTATCTGCATATTGTGGAGTTGTTTGTGCTGGTGGAGGAGTAGCTGGAGCATTATCTTTACTAGATGGAATGAGTTTAGAAAGAATAGAATCTTCTATAGAAACAACATTAGCAACATTATCTGGAATGCTTTGTGATGGAGCAAAAAGTTCTTGTGCAACAAAGATAGCAAGTTCAATAGGAATGGCTTTTGATTCATATTTCTTATCTAAGAAAAAAAGAAACTTTGAATATGGTGAAGGAATTGTTGGTAAAAATGTAGAATCAACATTAGCAAATGTAAAAGTTTTAGCACAAGAAGGATTAGTAAAAACAGATGAAGTTGTATTAGAGATAATGTTAAATAACTAA
- a CDS encoding CoA-disulfide reductase, producing the protein MKIIIIGGVAAGMSAAAKASRLNKEAEIVIYEKTEIVSWGACGLPYYVGNFFEKPCNMIARPVEKFIEAGMNIKIKHEVIGIDVDKKEITIKNLVTGETFIDSYDKLMVATGAHAIMPPIKNLQTNGVYTLKEYTDGIVLKEEILKEENQDIVIVGAGYIGLEVAEAAKHLGKRSVRIIQLGDRVLLESFDKEITDVMEEEIRTHEGVDLHLEEIVEEIIEKNGKVVGVKTNKGEYSADIVVISTGVRPNTAFLKETGIEMLGNGALVIDNKGRTSIDSIYSAGDCATVPHLVRNENVYIPLATTANKIGRIVGENLAGLETTFQGTLGSAAVKVMEVEAGRTGITEAEAIKMGIDYKTVFIKDKNQTNYYPGREDIFVKLIYDAKTRVLLGGQIAGKKGAVLRVDSLATAIYAKMTVDELGMMDFCYAPPFARTWDVMNVAGNVAK; encoded by the coding sequence ATGAAAATAATAATAATAGGTGGAGTTGCTGCAGGGATGTCAGCAGCAGCAAAAGCAAGTAGATTAAATAAAGAAGCTGAAATAGTGATCTATGAAAAAACAGAGATTGTTTCATGGGGAGCATGTGGACTTCCATACTATGTTGGGAATTTTTTTGAAAAACCATGTAATATGATTGCTAGACCGGTTGAAAAATTTATTGAAGCTGGAATGAATATAAAAATAAAACATGAAGTTATTGGAATTGATGTAGATAAAAAAGAAATAACTATAAAAAATCTTGTAACAGGAGAAACTTTTATAGATTCTTATGATAAGTTAATGGTTGCAACAGGTGCTCATGCAATAATGCCACCAATAAAAAATCTTCAAACTAATGGAGTTTATACTTTAAAAGAGTATACAGATGGAATAGTTTTAAAAGAAGAGATATTAAAAGAAGAAAATCAAGATATAGTTATAGTAGGAGCAGGATATATAGGGTTAGAAGTTGCTGAAGCTGCTAAACATTTAGGAAAAAGAAGCGTTAGAATAATTCAATTAGGTGATAGAGTTTTATTAGAAAGTTTTGATAAAGAGATTACAGATGTAATGGAAGAAGAGATTAGAACTCATGAAGGTGTAGATTTACATTTAGAAGAAATTGTTGAAGAGATTATTGAAAAAAATGGTAAAGTTGTAGGAGTAAAAACAAATAAAGGTGAATATTCAGCTGACATAGTTGTAATTTCAACAGGAGTAAGACCTAACACAGCATTTTTAAAAGAAACAGGAATAGAGATGCTAGGAAATGGAGCTCTAGTTATAGATAATAAGGGAAGAACAAGTATAGACTCAATCTATTCAGCAGGAGATTGTGCTACTGTACCACACCTTGTTAGAAACGAAAATGTATATATTCCTTTAGCAACAACAGCTAATAAAATAGGTAGAATTGTTGGAGAAAATTTAGCTGGATTAGAGACAACATTCCAAGGGACTTTAGGATCAGCAGCAGTAAAAGTAATGGAAGTTGAAGCTGGAAGAACAGGAATTACAGAAGCAGAAGCAATAAAAATGGGAATTGACTATAAAACAGTATTTATAAAAGATAAGAACCAAACAAATTACTATCCAGGAAGAGAAGATATCTTTGTAAAATTGATATATGATGCTAAGACAAGAGTACTTTTAGGTGGACAGATTGCAGGTAAAAAAGGAGCTGTTTTAAGAGTAGATTCTTTAGCAACAGCAATCTATGCAAAGATGACTGTAGATGAATTAGGAATGATGGATTTCTGTTATGCTCCACCGTTTGCAAGAACATGGGATGTAATGAACGTAGCAGGAAATGTAGCTAAATAA
- a CDS encoding cation:dicarboxylate symporter family transporter encodes MNNVFFEQFLMISEWKTVAFLGALVVILYLINMLPKKKFNFSAKVMIATVIGLILGLGIQFVAGFPTNPMDLKFVRETTLWYSLLGGGFISLIRMLVIPLVMVSIIHVIINMNEDAKLGTLVKRSLVVTLFMVAISVGVGLVLGNLFEVGKIAGSGAQIVADQGTGKIREVKNIVDTLKALIPSNPVEAMVKLNIVGLVIFSAIVGVAAKRMSKKYMAVVKPFYDLVNAGQKIIVSMAMSIIKWMPLAVVPLLANTIAQKGIGAIAEVGKFIAVLYLATAVMFVIQMLAVSLFGLNPFTYVKKSISLMILAFTSRSSVGCLPVTISTLTSKLGVTESTASFVASFGTTAGMQGCAGIFPALTIIFVTNMSGHAVDATLIVMSIIVVAISSLGIAGIPGTATMAASVALSGTGLASMFSLINPILAIDPIIDMPRTMLNVIGSVTNALMVDKSLGGLNHEMYQDMNAGLDTNSSDEE; translated from the coding sequence ATGAACAATGTATTTTTCGAACAATTTTTAATGATTAGTGAGTGGAAAACAGTAGCTTTCTTAGGAGCATTAGTGGTAATTTTATACCTAATTAATATGTTACCAAAAAAGAAGTTTAATTTTTCTGCTAAAGTAATGATAGCGACAGTTATTGGTTTAATTTTAGGACTAGGAATTCAATTTGTAGCAGGATTCCCTACAAATCCAATGGATTTGAAATTTGTAAGAGAAACTACACTATGGTATAGTTTACTTGGTGGAGGATTTATCTCTTTAATTAGAATGCTAGTTATTCCATTAGTAATGGTGTCTATAATCCATGTAATTATAAACATGAATGAGGATGCTAAATTAGGAACTTTAGTTAAAAGAAGTTTAGTTGTAACACTATTTATGGTAGCTATCTCTGTAGGAGTAGGACTAGTTTTAGGAAATCTATTTGAAGTTGGAAAAATTGCTGGATCAGGAGCTCAAATTGTAGCGGATCAAGGAACAGGAAAAATTAGAGAAGTAAAGAATATCGTTGATACTTTAAAAGCTTTAATTCCTTCAAATCCAGTTGAAGCAATGGTTAAACTTAATATAGTAGGACTTGTTATTTTCTCTGCAATAGTAGGAGTTGCAGCTAAGAGAATGTCTAAAAAATATATGGCAGTAGTAAAACCGTTTTATGATTTAGTTAATGCTGGACAAAAGATAATCGTATCTATGGCAATGAGCATAATCAAATGGATGCCATTAGCTGTAGTACCTCTTTTAGCAAATACAATAGCTCAAAAAGGTATAGGTGCAATAGCTGAAGTAGGAAAGTTTATTGCCGTTTTATATCTAGCAACAGCAGTAATGTTTGTAATCCAAATGTTAGCAGTTTCATTATTTGGATTAAATCCATTTACATATGTAAAAAAATCAATATCACTAATGATATTAGCATTTACATCAAGATCAAGCGTTGGTTGTTTACCAGTAACAATCTCAACATTAACATCTAAATTAGGAGTAACTGAATCTACAGCAAGTTTTGTTGCAAGTTTTGGAACAACAGCAGGAATGCAAGGTTGTGCAGGAATATTCCCAGCTTTAACAATAATCTTTGTTACAAACATGAGTGGTCATGCAGTTGATGCGACGCTTATAGTTATGTCAATAATAGTTGTTGCTATAAGTTCATTAGGAATAGCAGGAATTCCAGGAACGGCTACAATGGCAGCTTCAGTGGCTTTATCGGGAACAGGATTAGCTTCAATGTTCTCTTTAATAAACCCTATATTAGCAATAGACCCAATTATAGATATGCCAAGAACAATGTTAAACGTAATTGGATCAGTAACAAATGCATTAATGGTTGATAAAAGTTTAGGTGGATTAAACCACGAGATGTATCAAGATATGAATGCAGGACTTGACACAAACTCTTCAGACGAAGAATAA
- a CDS encoding ABC transporter ATP-binding protein, whose amino-acid sequence MKKTTYRTLLFYLKKEKRLLFLFLSVRLFMTAIDIYSPLLIKNLIDNALPSKDINLLLKYSIILVLLYILRLGMAVNSQANGKLMGSTIKESMRNDLIKKLMNQPLEFFKTNKSGDIISRVISDLDSVSTLCHRGLEDFIFSVITISASIFIMIDFDLKLSVITLLPLPLTLFFVYKENKKMKSGHRSVRKNSGILSASLHDILRTISFLKDNYLEKFAEDRFLKKNHDLLESEKKNMIPSSLIVSGVTFYSNITQLIIILAGGYLYIKDGITMGIILSFLLLVDRFRLRIMRMVGLVDIYQKGVSGVSRFADIISLEDQKDGTFELNNKIQSIEFKNISFSYDNRMILKDFNLKISSGEKIALVGESGIGKSTTASLLKRSLLPTSGEITINGTSLQDITFKSYSSKLGIVDQSDYILNTSLIENITIVKEDYTDEELKLSLSKSYVDEIFEKFPEGENTLVGEGGVHVSSGQRQKIAMARLFLKNPDLILLDEATNALDIINEKSILKNIKEQYNDRIIIAITHRLSILEDFDKIYVLGEDNIVESGSFEELIKLKGKFYKLYNGIRE is encoded by the coding sequence ATGAAAAAAACAACCTATAGAACCCTTCTTTTTTATCTAAAAAAAGAAAAGAGGCTACTTTTCTTATTTTTAAGTGTTAGATTATTTATGACTGCTATTGATATTTATTCTCCACTTTTAATTAAAAATTTAATAGATAATGCTTTGCCCTCTAAAGATATAAATTTGCTTTTAAAATATTCTATTATTTTAGTTCTGCTATATATTCTTAGATTAGGGATGGCTGTAAATTCTCAAGCCAATGGAAAGCTTATGGGAAGTACAATTAAAGAAAGTATGAGAAACGATTTAATAAAAAAGCTTATGAATCAACCTTTAGAATTTTTTAAAACCAACAAGAGTGGAGATATTATTTCTAGAGTTATAAGCGATTTAGATAGCGTGTCAACTCTTTGTCATCGTGGCTTAGAAGATTTTATTTTTTCTGTCATAACTATATCAGCTTCTATTTTTATAATGATTGATTTTGATTTAAAGTTATCGGTAATAACTTTACTCCCACTACCGTTGACTCTTTTCTTTGTATATAAAGAAAATAAGAAAATGAAATCTGGACATAGAAGTGTTAGAAAAAATTCTGGAATATTATCAGCTAGTTTACATGATATTTTAAGAACAATTTCTTTTTTAAAAGATAACTACTTAGAAAAATTTGCAGAAGATAGATTTTTAAAGAAAAATCACGATCTCCTTGAGAGTGAAAAAAAGAATATGATCCCTTCTAGTTTGATTGTTTCAGGAGTAACTTTTTATTCTAATATAACCCAACTTATAATTATTCTAGCTGGAGGATATCTATATATAAAAGATGGTATCACTATGGGAATCATTCTTTCATTTTTACTCTTAGTTGATAGATTTAGATTAAGAATTATGAGAATGGTTGGGCTTGTTGATATCTATCAAAAAGGTGTTTCTGGTGTATCTAGATTTGCTGATATTATCAGCTTAGAGGATCAAAAAGATGGAACCTTTGAATTAAATAATAAGATTCAAAGTATTGAATTTAAAAATATTTCATTCTCATATGACAATAGAATGATTTTAAAAGATTTCAATTTAAAAATTTCTAGTGGTGAAAAAATTGCACTAGTTGGAGAAAGTGGTATTGGTAAAAGTACTACTGCTTCTCTTTTAAAAAGATCTCTTCTTCCTACTTCAGGAGAGATCACTATAAACGGAACTTCTTTACAAGATATAACTTTTAAAAGTTATTCAAGTAAACTTGGAATTGTAGACCAAAGTGATTATATTCTAAATACATCACTTATTGAAAATATCACAATAGTCAAAGAGGATTATACTGATGAAGAACTTAAACTTTCACTTTCAAAATCATATGTTGATGAAATTTTTGAAAAATTTCCAGAAGGTGAAAACACTTTAGTTGGAGAAGGTGGAGTTCATGTGAGTTCTGGTCAAAGACAAAAGATTGCTATGGCGAGATTATTTCTAAAAAATCCTGATTTAATTCTTTTAGATGAGGCTACTAATGCCCTTGATATAATTAATGAAAAATCTATCTTAAAAAATATAAAAGAACAATATAACGATAGAATAATTATTGCTATTACCCACAGATTAAGTATTCTTGAGGACTTTGATAAAATTTATGTATTAGGTGAAGATAATATTGTTGAATCGGGTTCTTTTGAAGAGCTTATAAAACTTAAAGGTAAATTTTATAAACTTTATAATGGTATTAGAGAATAA
- a CDS encoding sirohydrochlorin cobaltochelatase, with translation MKKIFLSLFCLSSIVSFSSENENYVESNFYNGGKSAVIMTHFGTTHGDTREKTINSINQKAIKAFEGKADVFEAYTSRIINKRLFENQGISKYNTTQVLNSLKKQGYENIIVQPTNIIDGVEMESIKKEVQKFNKDFKEIRVGSALLTNPEQYKNTILAVTKAAGKLKKNEAIVMVGHGTHDSATSAYAMFDYMAKDMDKPLYVGTVEGYPTFETVNKQLKKDGKKEVVLMPLMFVAGDHAKNDIAEDWKENLEKEGYKVNVKLVPLGEIKEVQDIFIENAKMLEKYKPIDIVEKKESYSKS, from the coding sequence ATGAAGAAAATATTTTTATCGTTATTTTGTTTAAGTTCAATTGTAAGTTTTTCATCTGAAAATGAAAACTATGTGGAATCAAATTTTTACAATGGAGGAAAAAGTGCAGTAATAATGACACACTTTGGAACGACACATGGGGATACGAGAGAAAAAACAATCAATTCAATAAATCAAAAAGCAATTAAAGCTTTTGAAGGAAAAGCGGATGTTTTTGAAGCATATACTTCAAGAATTATTAATAAGAGATTATTTGAAAATCAAGGAATAAGTAAATATAATACAACACAAGTACTAAATTCTTTGAAAAAACAAGGTTATGAAAATATAATTGTTCAACCAACAAACATAATTGATGGTGTTGAAATGGAATCAATAAAAAAAGAAGTGCAAAAATTTAATAAAGATTTTAAAGAAATAAGAGTTGGTTCGGCACTATTAACAAATCCGGAACAATATAAAAATACTATTCTAGCAGTGACAAAAGCTGCAGGAAAACTTAAAAAAAATGAGGCTATTGTTATGGTAGGTCATGGAACTCATGATTCGGCAACTTCTGCTTATGCAATGTTTGATTATATGGCTAAAGATATGGATAAACCATTATATGTTGGAACTGTTGAGGGATATCCAACATTTGAAACAGTAAATAAACAATTAAAAAAAGATGGAAAAAAAGAAGTTGTATTAATGCCACTTATGTTTGTGGCAGGAGATCATGCTAAAAATGATATAGCAGAAGACTGGAAAGAAAACTTAGAAAAAGAAGGTTATAAAGTGAATGTAAAGTTAGTACCTTTAGGAGAAATAAAAGAGGTACAAGATATATTTATAGAAAATGCAAAAATGTTAGAAAAATATAAACCTATAGATATAGTTGAAAAAAAAGAATCTTATTCAAAAAGCTAA
- a CDS encoding sirohydrochlorin cobaltochelatase, with translation MNFYKNMEKGAIVVAHFGTTHQDTKEKTIDIINKKMSKEFEKLDFFQVYTSRIINRILGRRGVENLNTSQMLENLKNKGYKHVIIQPTYIINGTEMEALKREVEQYSDYFEDIRVGTPLLTSTEDYFEVIKVIFEENINLASDQAVVLVGHGTEHPAMSSYPMLDYVARDLNLPLYIGTVEGYPSIENVKKQLEKDNKKKIILQPLMFVAGDHAKNDIAEEWKNELENEGYEVTLNLKGLGEIERIQNIFIEKAKKLEDNLPEDILKKKADYAKGKECNH, from the coding sequence ATGAATTTTTATAAAAATATGGAAAAAGGTGCAATTGTAGTAGCGCATTTTGGGACAACGCATCAAGATACAAAAGAAAAAACAATCGATATTATAAACAAAAAAATGTCTAAAGAATTTGAAAAATTAGATTTTTTTCAAGTATATACTTCAAGAATAATAAACAGAATATTAGGTAGAAGAGGTGTAGAAAATTTAAATACTTCTCAGATGCTTGAAAACCTTAAAAATAAAGGATATAAGCATGTTATAATTCAACCAACATATATAATAAATGGAACTGAGATGGAAGCTTTAAAGAGAGAAGTTGAACAGTATTCAGATTATTTTGAAGATATAAGAGTAGGGACGCCATTATTAACTTCTACAGAGGATTATTTTGAAGTTATAAAGGTTATTTTTGAAGAGAATATTAATCTAGCTTCTGACCAAGCAGTTGTGTTAGTAGGACACGGAACTGAGCATCCTGCGATGTCATCTTATCCAATGCTAGATTATGTTGCGAGAGATTTAAATTTACCTTTATACATAGGAACTGTTGAAGGATATCCAAGTATAGAAAATGTAAAAAAACAACTAGAAAAAGATAATAAAAAGAAGATAATTTTACAACCACTAATGTTTGTAGCGGGGGATCATGCTAAAAATGATATAGCAGAAGAGTGGAAAAATGAGTTAGAAAATGAAGGATATGAAGTAACTCTAAATTTAAAAGGATTAGGAGAAATAGAAAGAATTCAAAATATTTTTATAGAAAAAGCAAAAAAACTAGAGGATAATTTACCTGAAGATATTTTAAAGAAAAAAGCAGATTACGCAAAAGGTAAGGAATGCAACCATTAA
- a CDS encoding ABC transporter substrate-binding protein: MKKIILIYMLIFTIISAKEKIRAVSTSQFTTEILLSIGAEDQVIGTSFLDDEILPELKEKYNRIPVLSKTAPTKELFYSLNPNFLTGWKSIATKKYLGTLEELNENGVDVYFAKSQETQNIEDIYEDILYFGEKFSVEKNAQMLVEKLKQDIETVKKLKAENKTLKIFAYDSQENAPYVVGGNGIANKMIEISGGKNIFNDSNFSFGVGNWERVLEKNPDVIVVVDYGDTSYEEKVKFLKERSPISELTAVQENKFIRVPLSYLSPGVRVAEGIKLMAEKFCE; encoded by the coding sequence ATGAAAAAAATAATTTTAATATATATGTTAATATTTACTATTATATCGGCAAAAGAAAAAATAAGAGCAGTTTCAACTTCACAATTTACTACAGAGATATTACTTTCTATTGGAGCAGAAGATCAAGTAATTGGAACTTCTTTTTTAGATGATGAAATTTTGCCAGAATTAAAGGAAAAATACAATAGGATTCCGGTTTTATCTAAAACTGCACCAACAAAAGAGCTATTTTATTCTTTAAATCCAAACTTTTTAACGGGTTGGAAATCAATTGCTACTAAAAAATATTTAGGTACATTAGAAGAGTTAAATGAAAATGGAGTAGATGTATACTTTGCAAAATCTCAAGAAACTCAAAATATAGAAGATATTTATGAGGATATATTATATTTTGGAGAAAAATTTTCTGTAGAAAAAAATGCACAAATGCTAGTTGAAAAGTTAAAACAAGATATAGAGACGGTAAAAAAATTAAAAGCTGAAAATAAGACGTTAAAAATATTTGCATATGATAGTCAAGAAAATGCTCCATATGTAGTTGGAGGAAATGGAATTGCAAATAAAATGATAGAAATATCTGGTGGAAAAAACATATTCAACGATTCTAACTTTAGTTTTGGAGTAGGAAACTGGGAGAGAGTTTTAGAAAAAAATCCTGATGTAATTGTAGTAGTTGATTATGGAGACACTTCTTATGAGGAAAAGGTTAAGTTTTTAAAAGAAAGATCTCCAATATCGGAATTAACAGCAGTGCAAGAAAATAAGTTTATAAGGGTACCATTGAGTTATTTATCTCCAGGAGTTAGAGTTGCTGAAGGGATAAAACTCATGGCAGAAAAATTTTGCGAATAG